Genomic DNA from Halomonas sp. BDJS001:
GGTCATCTCCATAGCTGACGATAGCTTCGTAACCCAGGTTAGAGGTGAGGAAGAACAGTACGTTTTTGCAATCGATAACGCGCCCTTCCCCATCGGCCAATTCGCCTTTATCAAACGCTTGATAGAAGAGGTTCAGCACATCGGGGTGAGCTTTTTCGACTTCGTCCAACAGCACCACCGAATAGGGGCGCTGACGGATCGCTTCGGTGAGTAGCCCGCCTTCACCAAACCCGACATACCCCGGCGGCGAACCAATCAGGCGTGAAACCGTATGCTTCTCTTGATATTCCGACATATTGATCGTGGTGAGGAATTGACGGCCGCCATACAACTGGTCGGCAATTTGCACCACAGTTTCGGTTTTACCTACACCGCTGGGGCCTACCAGCAGAAATGCACCCAATGGTCGCCCAGGGCGACGGAGATCAGCACGCGCGGTTAGCAAGTGGCGATGGATGCGCTCAATGGCACTGCCCTGCCCCTGGATTAGCGCATCCAGATGCGTGGGCAGTTCGGTGAGTCGCGTTAGCTCGTCGCTGGTCATTCGCTCGACCGGTACGCCGGTCCAATCACCAATTACCTGGGCAATCTGGGCTTCTTCAACGCTAGGGTTAACCAGCGCAAATGCCTCTTGCAGTTGGGCCAACTGCTGCTCCCGCTCAGCGAGCTCTTGATGAACACCCTCGGGTAGTTGATCAACGGCATCGCCCTCTGTTGCCTCTAGCAATTGGCGGTGTAGCGCCACAATGGCATCGACGCATTCGCGCTGCGCTTGCCAAGCGGCTTCCAGGCTTGCTAGCTCCTCTTCCAGCTTGGCTAAACGTTCGGTTAAGTCGTGGTGGCGTTCGCTATCAGGTTCGCGCCCCAGCAGTCGTTCACGTTCGACCTGATCGCGCTCACGTAGCGCGGCGATATGCTCACTCTGCAAGTGGCTTAGTTTGCGGGGTGGGGTATCCAGGGCTTGCGCCAACCGGGTACAGGCGGTATCCAGCACATCGATGGCTTTGTCGGGCAATTGACGACCCGCCAGATAACGGGCAGAAAGCGCAGCGGCAGCTCGCAGACCACTATCGCCAATCAGCACACCGTGGGCGCGTTCATATACATCGCGCAGGCCGCGTAGAATCACCAGCGCCTGCTCAACGCTTGGCTCGGAAAGCGCAATCGGCTGGAAACGCCGCGAAAGCGCCGGGTCTTTTTCGAAGTACTTTTTGTACTCCCGCCAAGTGGTAGCTGCGATAGTGCGTAGCTCACCCCTTGCCAGGGCGGGCTTGAGCAAGTTGGCCGCGTCACCGCCGCCTTCCTGGTTGCCCGCACCGATCAGCGTGTGCGCTTCATCGATAAACAGCAGCGTAGGGCGCGGGGCGTTTTTGACTTCGTCGATCACCGCTTTCAGGCGTTTTTCAAATTCACCTTTCACCGCGGCACCGGCTTGCAGCGCCCCGAGGTCAAGGGTCAGTAGCTCAACATCGGCCAGCGCCGCGGGCACTTGCCCCGCCACAATGCGTGCCGCTAAGCCTTCTACCACGGCACTTTTACCCACCCCAGCATCGCCAATCACGATAGGGTTGTTTTTACGCCGACGCCCCAGGATATCGAGCATTTGGTCGATTTCCGGGTCACGCCCCAGGACAGGGTCAAGCTCACCATTGCGGGCTTGTTCGGTCAGCGAAGTGGCAAAACGTGCCAGTGCACTGTCATCGCCAGCAGAATGGGCAGTCTGGCGCTGGCTAGCGCCCGCACTCTCCCTGGGTGCTTCTGCTGAATCTGCTGTTAAGCGCTCTAAGTGGCGACGCAAATTTTCGCGATTGATATCTTCCAGTAGCGCCGTGCTCTTCGGCCCTAAGTAACGGGGGGCATTGTGCAGTAACGCCGTTAAAATCACGCCGCTGCGTAGCGCTTGATGACCGTACTCGGTGGCCGCCAGCAACCATGCATCCTGGAGCAGCTCTACCAATAACGGTGAAAAGCTGGGTGTCGACACCTCAAGATCACGCGGCGGACGGCTCTCCTCCGCCATTCTTGCACGCAGTTCCTCGACATCGACATCAAGCGTTTCCAGCAGTATGCGCACATCACATAGCGGCTGGTCGACCAGTGCCAGCAGCAGGTGACCGGTGGTCACCTCAGGCGCTTGCTGTTCCGCGCACAGCACCGCAGCCTGTTCCAGGCCATGACGAGAAACGTCATTCAGTCGGCTAATAAGTGCCGGTAGCTCTACCCTAAGCATGCTATCTCCTAACGATAAATCTGATCGAGTAAAGCTCTGACTTGCTCAGCCTGCTGATCCAGCGACCAAGAAAGCCCCAAATAAATACCCACCAAGGTAACGCCGAATAGGGCAAAGATGGCCCACAGCGGCAATCCCTCGTGCATTCCTTTGCCGCGCCCTTTCACCACGTGCCTAAGTGGCTGGGTCAGCAGCTCATCTGGCGGCTCGTCAAGTGACGCCAGTTGATCGCCAAGCGCGCGTACAATTTGGTCGTACTCTTCACGACCATGGGTTTTCACCCGGTAACGCCCCTCAAACCCAAGGCACAGGCACAAATAAATAAAGGCCAGCATGTCGCGATAGCGATGAGGCTCTTGCTGCAGCCGCGCGAGGATAGAGAAGACTTTTTCTCCCCCCCAGGTTTCGTTATGAAACCTCGCAAGCAACGAATGCTCAGCCCACACGCTCTGGCGCCCCCAAGGCATGCCCATCACGGTTTCATCGATAAACGAGCAGAGCACATAACGGTAGGCGAGCAGTGTTGGGCGGTCATACCCCTGCTCGGTCAGCTCGATCTCGATTGAGGCAATCTCATCCACCACCTGGCGATAGAGGCGCTCGATATCATTAGCGCCGTCTACCTGGCGAACGCGTACCGCCATGCCCAGCAGGCTGCTCGATGCATCGACCAGTGGGTTTAAGTTGTGCCCGCGCAGGCGAAACCAGTAGTCCTCATCCGCATTTAGGTGTTGGGCATGGCTATGCACCAGTTGCTCCACACCGCTCTCTTTTATCTGGTCTTCATGGCGAACCGGCTCACCCAGCGGGTAGTCGTTTTTGGCGTCATCTTGATGCGTGGCAATATCTTGCATGGCTTAACTCCTGATCGCCCAAAACTGCATCTCCAACCCGGGGAACTCGCCAGCCACGTGGAAGGCAAAACCGCTTGCGCCATCCAGCATGCCCCAGGCTTCGCTTTGTCGGCTGAGTTGGAAATAGGTGTAGCCCGCGTGATAAGGCAGTTCGCGAGGGGCCACTGGAAGTGGATCCAAAGGCACACCCGGTAATTGCAGACTAATAAGGTCGCGAATACGCTCGACGCTGGCCACTTTGGTTTGCTGTAGAAACTGCTTACGCAGGCGCTCGTTGGGCATATCGGCGCGCACTGCCAGAATGAATTCGGCTGTTTCGAACAGGCTGGTATCCGAAAGCGGCGCCACCAGTAAGCCGAACTTCCGCGCCTGTATCTGAATGGCGATAGCGCGGGGTTCAAGCACGGTAGAGAGCGCTTGTCGCATCATCTGCATTAATGGCCGGAACCCGCGCTCGGGATGCTCATGGTCATAAGCAGGGCATTCGGGCGGTAAACGCGACTCATCGGTAAACGTCACCAGCTCACTGGCGATTTCATACATGGTGTCGTAGAGCCGTTCCGGATGAACTTGCCCCAGGCGTGACAAATGCTGAAAACGTGGCTGGGCACGGTTCAGTAGCTGTAACAGCATGAAGTCGGTCACATCGGCAACGCCTGCCTGATTGGGAGTAGACAGCCGCTGGGCAATATTACGCGCCCGCTCTCGCATCAAACCGGCCATTTCACCGACAAACCGCTGTAGGCTGGGCGCTGCCTGAACGTTCAGTAGCGTGGGTATAAACTCTTCATCAAGTACCAGACTACCATCCGGGCGGCGCTCTAAAATGCGCGTAACGGCTAAGCAGGCATAGCCGCTGCGGTCTTCTTGCTCTAGCAGTAAGCGCGGTGAGACGCGGGCCACATCCAGGTCGGCCATATCACCATCGCGGGAGTGCAGATCACGTACACTGCGCGGCGAAAGGCGGTAACGGGCAGGCAAATTGTCATCGGGCCAGC
This window encodes:
- the tssH gene encoding type VI secretion system ATPase TssH, with product MLRVELPALISRLNDVSRHGLEQAAVLCAEQQAPEVTTGHLLLALVDQPLCDVRILLETLDVDVEELRARMAEESRPPRDLEVSTPSFSPLLVELLQDAWLLAATEYGHQALRSGVILTALLHNAPRYLGPKSTALLEDINRENLRRHLERLTADSAEAPRESAGASQRQTAHSAGDDSALARFATSLTEQARNGELDPVLGRDPEIDQMLDILGRRRKNNPIVIGDAGVGKSAVVEGLAARIVAGQVPAALADVELLTLDLGALQAGAAVKGEFEKRLKAVIDEVKNAPRPTLLFIDEAHTLIGAGNQEGGGDAANLLKPALARGELRTIAATTWREYKKYFEKDPALSRRFQPIALSEPSVEQALVILRGLRDVYERAHGVLIGDSGLRAAAALSARYLAGRQLPDKAIDVLDTACTRLAQALDTPPRKLSHLQSEHIAALRERDQVERERLLGREPDSERHHDLTERLAKLEEELASLEAAWQAQRECVDAIVALHRQLLEATEGDAVDQLPEGVHQELAEREQQLAQLQEAFALVNPSVEEAQIAQVIGDWTGVPVERMTSDELTRLTELPTHLDALIQGQGSAIERIHRHLLTARADLRRPGRPLGAFLLVGPSGVGKTETVVQIADQLYGGRQFLTTINMSEYQEKHTVSRLIGSPPGYVGFGEGGLLTEAIRQRPYSVVLLDEVEKAHPDVLNLFYQAFDKGELADGEGRVIDCKNVLFFLTSNLGYEAIVSYGDDPAALDAALYPVLAEFFKPALLARMEVVPYLPLNGDTLRDIVKAKLDTLATRIRERHRHAEVVLDDSLAEAICKRATRSENGARMLESVIDGELLPPLSRALLERMARRENVSRVVLGTDAESGAFTAEVA
- the icmH gene encoding type IVB secretion system protein IcmH/DotU, which translates into the protein MQDIATHQDDAKNDYPLGEPVRHEDQIKESGVEQLVHSHAQHLNADEDYWFRLRGHNLNPLVDASSSLLGMAVRVRQVDGANDIERLYRQVVDEIASIEIELTEQGYDRPTLLAYRYVLCSFIDETVMGMPWGRQSVWAEHSLLARFHNETWGGEKVFSILARLQQEPHRYRDMLAFIYLCLCLGFEGRYRVKTHGREEYDQIVRALGDQLASLDEPPDELLTQPLRHVVKGRGKGMHEGLPLWAIFALFGVTLVGIYLGLSWSLDQQAEQVRALLDQIYR
- the tssK gene encoding type VI secretion system baseplate subunit TssK, whose protein sequence is MASRNRVVWSEGLFIKPQHFQQQQRSLEGLIDTRLKGVSHYLYGFLTLELNNEFLSFGRIAISRASGVMPDGVAFQLPEDDLEPSALEVADSGITNQVVYLGLPLATDSVGEVRWPDDNLPARYRLSPRSVRDLHSRDGDMADLDVARVSPRLLLEQEDRSGYACLAVTRILERRPDGSLVLDEEFIPTLLNVQAAPSLQRFVGEMAGLMRERARNIAQRLSTPNQAGVADVTDFMLLQLLNRAQPRFQHLSRLGQVHPERLYDTMYEIASELVTFTDESRLPPECPAYDHEHPERGFRPLMQMMRQALSTVLEPRAIAIQIQARKFGLLVAPLSDTSLFETAEFILAVRADMPNERLRKQFLQQTKVASVERIRDLISLQLPGVPLDPLPVAPRELPYHAGYTYFQLSRQSEAWGMLDGASGFAFHVAGEFPGLEMQFWAIRS